CGGGATTGCCCGGGCAACCGGCACCGCAGCGGCCGGCGACGGAGACGAGGCCGGAGCGGGAACGGGCGCCGCGGTCGGCACCGGAAAATCCCCGGCGACGTATTTGTGCTCCGACGCCTGCTCGACGAAATCGACCCAGACCGGGAGCGCGAGCTTGCTGCCGTAGCCGCGGTTGGCGATGCGCGCGGGGTGATCCATGCCCACCCACACGCCGCAGGTCAGCCGTGTCGTGTAGCCGACGAACCAGGCATCCTTGTAATCATCGGTCGTGCCGGTTTTTCCCGCCGCGGGCACCGTGAGCCCGAGCGATCCCGCGGAGGCGGCGGTGCCGCGCGTCATCACGTCGCGCAGGATGGCGTTCGTGACGTAATTCACGCCCCGCGGCAGGCACGCGAGCCTTGCGCGGGTAGCCCGATAGATCGTGCGCCCGTTCCGGTCCACGATGTGGTCGATAATGAATGGCTGCGGGCGCACGCCGCCATTGGGAAACATCGTGTAGGCGGCTGTGACGTCCTTGAGCGTGGCCCCGAACGCGCCGAGGTAGATGGACGGGATGTCGGGCAACGACCCGAGGCCGGCCCTGGCCGCGAGATCACGCACGGCGCCGCGCGAGGCAAACTCGCCCACGCGAATCGTCATCGTGTTGCGCGACCGCACCAGCCCCTCGGAGGCCGGCTGCCACCCGAGATTGTCGCCGTCGGAATTTTCCGGCGTCCAGACCGAGGCGAGCCCGGTCACTTCGCCTTCGCGGATCGGCGAATCGTCGATGGGCGTCTCCGGCGTGAGGCCGCGAGCGAACGCGGCGGCGTAGATGAAGGGCTTGAACGTCGACCCGACCTGGCGCTTCGAGAGCAACGCGCGGTTGTAGGGGCTCGTCTTGAAATCACGCCCGCCCACGACGGCGAGCACGCCGCCGGTTTCGTTGTCGATCGCGACGAGCGCGCCCTGCACGTAGGGCGACTCGGTGGACGGCGCGGCGCCTGGCTCCTTCACCGCGGCAAGCGAGGCCGCGCGAGTGGGATGCGGCCAGCCTTTCTCGGATTCCATGGCGGCCAGCCGGGCCTCCAGCGCCGTCTCGGCGAGCAGCTGCAGGCGGCGGTCGATCGTCGTGTAAATCTTCAGCCCGCCCTGATCGAGCGTCGACTTCGGGATGAGAATCTCGAGGTCGCGCATGATGGCGTCCATCGCGTAGTTCGCCTGCACGCGAGGCGGCTGCTGCTTGCCGGCGGGCACGGATTCCGCCCGGGCGGCGGCTGCCTCAGCGGGCGTGATCATTGCGAGTTCCTCCATCCGCGCAAGCACCTGATTGCGCTCCGCGAGGGCGGTCGCGCTGTCCTTGAGCGGGCTCAGACGATTCGGACTGCGGATGAGCCCGGCCAGAATCGCGGCCTCGGAGAGCGTCAGATCGCTCGCGGATTTTCCGAAGCAGGCCCGCGCCGCCGTTTCGATGCCATAGGTGCCGATGCCGAAGTAAATGCGGTTCGCGTAAGCTTCGAGGATCTGCTCCTTCGAGAAATTGCGTTCGATGCGCAGCGCGAGCAGCGCCTCCACGGCCTTGCGACGCCAGCGGTCCGAGCCGAGATCGTAGGTATTGCGCGCGAGCTGCTGCGTGATCGTGCTCGCGCCTTCCTTCACGCCGCCGTCGCGCAGATTGCGCACCGCCGCG
This genomic window from Chthoniobacterales bacterium contains:
- a CDS encoding PBP1A family penicillin-binding protein codes for the protein MLRFLKRLFLFVALPGVALAIAAAIVIFPKYREFQAVADGVDLAELNRIPAISEVFDGAGQRYGRLEGEVRYVVPLAQISPFFIKALLAREDSRFYDHHGVDFSGILRAAVRNLRDGGVKEGASTITQQLARNTYDLGSDRWRRKAVEALLALRIERNFSKEQILEAYANRIYFGIGTYGIETAARACFGKSASDLTLSEAAILAGLIRSPNRLSPLKDSATALAERNQVLARMEELAMITPAEAAAARAESVPAGKQQPPRVQANYAMDAIMRDLEILIPKSTLDQGGLKIYTTIDRRLQLLAETALEARLAAMESEKGWPHPTRAASLAAVKEPGAAPSTESPYVQGALVAIDNETGGVLAVVGGRDFKTSPYNRALLSKRQVGSTFKPFIYAAAFARGLTPETPIDDSPIREGEVTGLASVWTPENSDGDNLGWQPASEGLVRSRNTMTIRVGEFASRGAVRDLAARAGLGSLPDIPSIYLGAFGATLKDVTAAYTMFPNGGVRPQPFIIDHIVDRNGRTIYRATRARLACLPRGVNYVTNAILRDVMTRGTAASAGSLGLTVPAAGKTGTTDDYKDAWFVGYTTRLTCGVWVGMDHPARIANRGYGSKLALPVWVDFVEQASEHKYVAGDFPVPTAAPVPAPASSPSPAAAVPVARAIPVTAPANPASMPAARAIPVNPAPPSGGNYQVTRTENGLQIDYGD